The Polyangium mundeleinium genome contains the following window.
TGGGTGCGATCTCGCCGCTCACGAGACGAGAGCCGGTACCTGCCGCGAGCACGATCGCCCGCTCCATCGTTCGTTTTTCAAGCATGGAAGGTGCGTTGCCCAATCCGAAGGCGCCCCTCGTAGCACGCCTTCTACCTGCGAAACAATTCCCTTCGGGCCGCTTTCAAAACGCGGTGTTCCGGCGCCTCACAGTGTTGCAAAAGCGCTACACCCACCCGATTCCGACGCGCGGAGCCGAGCGCCATCACGACCGCGCATCCGATGGGGATCGGTGTGCGACGCGAGGGAGACGCATCTCCATTCAAAGCAAGCCGGAGGCCAGCGGCGCCGCTACCGCGCGTTCGCACCTCACGCGTGTGGTTCCAGCAAATCGAGCTGAAACTTCGCAGCGACGTCGTTCACGCGCATGCACACGAGCGAGGTGAGGCGTGCGCGTGGCGCGACAGCCTGACGTCGTTGCCAGACCCCGCGGCGAACGTTCGCGTCATCGCGCAAGCGAGCGTCGTGAGGCGCGCGGTCAGCCGATCCGAGCCGTGGAATCCCGCGTCCGCGACGTGACCTGCGCCGTGTCCACCCCGTTCGGGTCAGACCCCACGCGCCGTGGTCGTTCGTGTCCCCGCGGGGATCGCGCTGACACCGTGCACACGCCGCGCGGCACGTCATGCTCCGGGGGTCGACGTTTGCAAGCGCCGCTTGAGTGTCATGCGGCGTTGGCCTAGACATGCCCCCCCGGGGCGATCGACGGGACATACGGAGGAGCGGGAGTGAAGCAGCCGAAAGAAATCACGAAGGCAGAGGGCAAGCTCGGCGTGCTCCTGCCGGGGCTCGGTGCGGTGGCGACGACGACGATCGCCGGCGTGATGTTGGCCCGCAAGAATCTGGCGTTGCCGATCGGATCGCTGACGCAGCTCGGGACCATCCGGCTCGGCAAGCGCACGGACAACCGCTCGCCGCTCATCCGCGACTTCCTGCCGCTCGCGTCGCTCGATCAGCTCGAGTTCGGCGGCTGGGACCTCTTCCCTGACACGGCGTACGAATCCGCGAAGCACGCCGAGGTCCTCGAGCAGCGCCACCTCGATCAGGTGCGCGACGAGCTCTCGCAGGTCACGCCGATGAAGGCGGTCTTCTACCCGGAGTACGTCAAGCGCCTGCACGGCCCGCACGTCAAGACGGGCGCCACGAAGGCCGACATGGTCGAGCAGGTGCGCGACGACATCCGCACGTTCCTGAAGACCAAGGGCTGCTCGCGCGCCGTCGCCGTGTGGTGTGGCTCGACCGAGGTCTACTTCCCGCCGGGCGACGTGCATGCGTCGATCGACGCGTTCGAGGCCGGCCTCGCGCGAAACGATCCGGGCATCTCGAACTCGCAGATCTACGCCTGGGCTTGCCTCAAGGAGCGCGTGCCCTACGCGAACGGCGCGCCGAACCTGACGGTCGACTTCCCCGCCGCGTGGGACCTCGCGAAGAAGCTCGAGGTGCCCATCGCCGGCAAGGACTTCAAGACCGGCCAGACGCTCATGAAGACCATCATCGCGCCCGGCCTCAAGGCGCGCATGCTCGGCCTCTCGGGCTGGTTCTCCACGAACATCCTCGGCAACCGCGACGGCGAGGTGCTCGACGATCCCGATAGTTTCAAGTCCAAGGAAGTCTCGAAGCTCGGCGTCCTCGAGTACATCCTGCAGCCGCACATGTACAAGGAGCTGTACGGCAAGCTCTACCACAAGGTCCGCATCGAGTTTTACCCGCCGCGCGGCGACGCGAAGGAGGGCTGGGACAACATCGATCTCTTCGGATGGCTCGGCTATCCGATGCAGATCAAGGTGAACTTCCTCTGCCGCGACTCGATCCTCGCCGCGCCCATCGTGCTCGACCTCGCGCTGCTCATGGACCTCGCCTCGCGCGCGGGCTTCGGGGGCACGCAGGAGTGGCTGAGCTTCTACTTCAAGAGCCCGATGACCGCTCCGAACCTCTATCCGGAGCACGACCTCTTCATCCAGTCGATGAAGCTCAAGAACACGATGCGCTGGATGATGGGCGAGGACCTCATCACCCACCTCGGCAACGAGTACTACGACTGATCACGCGCCGACGGGGGCTCGCCCGAACGAGCCCCCGGCTCCTCCTTCGCGCCCACCAGATAGATCACGCCGAGCACCACGAACACGAGCCCCGCCGCACGCTTGACCCAGATCGCCGGCACGTGGCGGCTCACGACCTCCCCGAGCAGCACCGCGACCGCGCTCGTCGAGACCAGCGCGAGCGCCGAGGCCGCGAAGACCACCCAGCGCGACGACCCGCTGCCGGCCAGCGTGAGCGTCGCGATCTGCGTCTTGTCGCCCATCTCCGCGAGGAAGATGGCGGCGAACGTCGAGGCGAAGAGCTTCCAGTCCATCCGCCGATCGTGACGCGCGCGCGCGCCACGAACAAGCTCACCGCGCCTGCTAGCCCCGCGGCGGCGCGTAAAAATCGACGATGCGGATCGGTTCGGTCAGACGAACCCGGATGCTCTTGCGCTCTCCCCGCACATCGCCGCCGATCTGGAACGCCGTCGGCGGGTCCATCTCGATCGTGATGTCGTCGACGAAGAAATCGAACGTGTTCTCGAGGTTCTCGTACTCGCCGCGCCAGATCGTCTGGAAGTTCGATACGAAGGCCACGGGCGAGAGGTTCGTCACCCGGAGTTGCATGCGGTCCGGTCGATCCTCGGCGTACGGGAACATGCGCAGGCCGAAGCCGTAATACGGGATCGTCGCGACGCACGCGAGCTTCGCCGGCCCCTCGTAGATCACGCCGCCCTTGCGGATCGGCGCGCCGAGGATCGAGCCCTTCTCCCCCACGCGCACGGCGTCGCTGCCCGTGTTGATCACCCGGCAGTGCGGCGTGCGGCGCACGAAGTAGCTCGGCAGCGTCTTCGTCGTCGCCGCGATCGCGTAGGACACCATGCCCGGCGCGATCCGCTTCAGCGGGCCGCGCGCGAGCAGCCCCTTCACCTGCGTGTAGTCCTTGAGCATCTGCGCATCGATGCCGAAGCCACAGAACGGCGAGAGGACGCCCTCGGCCTCGACGAGGCGCAGCCAGCGGCTCCCCGCGTCGGCGCGCAGGCGCGAGAGGTCCACCGCGAGCCCGCGGAACCCGCCCGAGCCTTTTTCGCCCGCGCCGCTCGCGCCGAGCACCCACGCGAGCGAGTTGCCCGTGCCGAGCCGCAGCAGGCCGAAGCGCGGCATCGGCGCGCTCCTCCGCTTCGCCTCGTTCACGACGGCCGTGACGACCGACGTGAACGTCCCATCTCCGCCGCCGGTGAGGATCGTCCCGTAGCCGCGATCGACGAGGATCCGCGCGATGCCCTCGCTCTCCTCGACGCTGCGCGACACGAAGAGATCGCCGCTGTCGAGGATCTGATCGAGCGTCTCGATCACCTCGGCCGTGACGCTCTTGGCGTTGCCGTTGACCACCACGGCGATGCGCGGCAGGGCCGGCCCGCCGGACCGGGCCGCCTCCGAGGGCCGCGAGGAGGCCGCCTCGAGGTCCGTTCCAGGGGGCAGGGGCACGTCGGTGCGAGAGGCCATGGGCGGCGGATCTAGCACGAATGCGCCCTCTTCCCCGCCTGGCCCCTCGGCTCCCGGGGCGCCAGATCTAGCCTTGTCCGTCCGCCTGCCCGGACACAAACTGACCATACGTCCGAAGTTTCTGGACGGACTGGCTCAAATTTTGGTAAGGCGACGGGCGTATAGCCTTCACGTGCACTTGACAGCCGTCCGGCTCGAACCGTACGGCGCGCCCCAGTTCGCGTGGCGATACGCGTGGGACGGGGATTATCGCAGAAGCGGGACGCAGCGACATGGCGAAATCGACAAAGACGAAGAGCTCGGAGAAACGCTCCGCGAAGAAGAATTCGAGCTCGCGCGCGAGCGGCGACGCCCCGAAGTCCGGGACGAAGGCCCGGGAAAAGGACGACGACGCCAAGGGCTCGAAGCGCAAGCTCGGACTGCGGGGAGCCGCGCCGTGGGCCGCTCGCCACGCGGCCAAACACGCCGCCGAGGCGCGGGCCCGGGCCGCCGAGCCTGCCCCGCCGGGCAGCGCGCGCGCCACGATCCGCGTGCCGGAGGGGGCCGACGCGATCAAGGCAAAGATCGCTGAGCTCCACAACCAGACCACGAAAATCCGCACCCTGCGCAAGCGCATGGAGAAAGGCTTCTTCGACATCGGCCTGGTCCTCGCCGAGATCCAGGAGCAACAGCTCTACCAGGCGAAGGGCTACGGCTCGTTCGAGGCCTTCCTCGAGCGCGAGATCGACTTCGGCAAGCAGACCTCACTGAAGCTCGTGAAGCTGTCGAAGGTCTTCCAGCGCGAAGCCGCCCTCGACCACGGGATGGACCGCTGCATGATGGCCCTCGCTGCGCTCGACGGCGAAGCCGCGCCGAAGGCCGCGCCCTCGACGCCGGGCCCCATGGCACCGCTGCCGCTGCCCCTCAAGCCCCCGATGCGCGCCGCCGGCGGCTGAATCGAGGCGGGCCGGGGCTCCCCGGCCCTAGCTTCGAAACCACGACGTCCCCCTCCCCGGAGCGCTCCGGGAAGGGGGACGTTTCGTTTTCAGGTCCAACGACGCTGGCTCAAGGCGTCGAGCCTGCGCGCTCCAGCACCGCCTTCCGTCGCGCCGCGAGCGGGTGCTCCGACAGGCTGCGGTGCCGGTCGAGGCCGATCACCTCCAGCGTGCGCCCGCTCCGCTCGAACTCACCCCGGAGCTCGTGCAGCTTCTCCATCACGGTGTGATCCACGAGGCGGGCATGGTCGAAGTCGACGACCACGTGCTTCGCCTCGTGTTTTGCGAGCCGCCCCTTGATCGAGAGGTAGTTGCTGAACACCGCGGCGTGCCGGATCCGCAGCACGACGCGCTCCCCGACCAAACGCTCCTCGATGTCGGGCCGGAACAGGCTCTTGATGGGCGCCCCGTTCACCACGTGCACGACCATCTTGATCACGATGCCAGCCGCCACGCCGACGAGCAGGTCGGTCGCGAGCGTCACGACCGTCGTCGACACGAACACGAGGAGCTGCTCGCGGCCGACGCGGAACGTCTTGACGAACTCGTGGGGGGAGGCGAGGCGCGTGCCCGTGTAGATCAGCATCGCCGCGAGCGCCGCGAGCGGGATGCGGTGGATGAGGCCGGGCAAGAACGCCACGAAGAGCAGCAAGAACAGCCCGTGGAAGAAGTTCGATAACTTCGACCGCGCGCCGTAGCCGATGTTCGCCGAGCTGCGCACGATCTCCGAGATCATGGGCAGGCCGCCGAGGAGGCCCGCGATCAGATTGCCGACGCCCGTCGCGAGCAGGTCCTTGTCGAGGTCCGAGCGGCGCTTCTCCGGATCCAGCGCGTCGACGGCCTTGGCGCTGAGCAAGCTCTCGATGCTGCCGACGAGCGCGAACATCACGATGTACTTGAGCGACGTCCCCGAGAGCACCGCGCTGAAATCCGGCGTCGTCACCGCCGCGAGCACGTTTCCCGGGAGGTTCACCAGGAAGTTCGGCCCGATCTTGTAGTCGTGGTGGTTGATCGAGAACGTGTACGTGTGCTCGTGCTCGAGGTCGAACACGTGCGCGAGCAGCACCGCGACCGCGAGCACGAAGAGCGGCGCCGGGATCTTCTTGAGGAACGAAAATCGCTTCGCGAGCACGGGAAACGCGAAGAGGATCGCGAGGCTCACGCCGCCGATGATCGCGATCTCCGGGTTCAGGCGGCCGACGCTGCGCGGGATCTCGAAGAGCAGGTGCAGCGGCTCCTTGGCCTCGGGCGTCACGCCGAGCGCCACGTGGATCTGCTTCGAGCAGATGATGATGCCGATCGCCGCGAGCATCCCGTGCACCACGGACGACGGAAAGAAATCGCCGAGCGCCCCCGCGCGCGCGAGGGCAAACCCGATCTGGAGCACCGCGGCGACCACGATCGTCGCGAGCGCACGGCGATACCCGACCGAGCCATTCCCGCTCCCGAGCTCCGTCACCGCGCCGAGCGCGATGACGATGAGCCCCGCGGCCGGCCCTTTGATGGTGAGCGCAGCGCTGCCTATCCAGGTGGCGACCACGCCACCGATGACGGCCGTGATGATGCCTGCCACGGGCGGAAAACCGCTGGCCATGGCGATGCCCAGGCAAAGCGGTAAGGCGATGAGAAAGACGAGAAATCCGGCGACGAGGTCGTTCCGGATGGAA
Protein-coding sequences here:
- a CDS encoding inositol-3-phosphate synthase, whose product is MKQPKEITKAEGKLGVLLPGLGAVATTTIAGVMLARKNLALPIGSLTQLGTIRLGKRTDNRSPLIRDFLPLASLDQLEFGGWDLFPDTAYESAKHAEVLEQRHLDQVRDELSQVTPMKAVFYPEYVKRLHGPHVKTGATKADMVEQVRDDIRTFLKTKGCSRAVAVWCGSTEVYFPPGDVHASIDAFEAGLARNDPGISNSQIYAWACLKERVPYANGAPNLTVDFPAAWDLAKKLEVPIAGKDFKTGQTLMKTIIAPGLKARMLGLSGWFSTNILGNRDGEVLDDPDSFKSKEVSKLGVLEYILQPHMYKELYGKLYHKVRIEFYPPRGDAKEGWDNIDLFGWLGYPMQIKVNFLCRDSILAAPIVLDLALLMDLASRAGFGGTQEWLSFYFKSPMTAPNLYPEHDLFIQSMKLKNTMRWMMGEDLITHLGNEYYD
- a CDS encoding diacylglycerol/lipid kinase family protein, whose product is MASRTDVPLPPGTDLEAASSRPSEAARSGGPALPRIAVVVNGNAKSVTAEVIETLDQILDSGDLFVSRSVEESEGIARILVDRGYGTILTGGGDGTFTSVVTAVVNEAKRRSAPMPRFGLLRLGTGNSLAWVLGASGAGEKGSGGFRGLAVDLSRLRADAGSRWLRLVEAEGVLSPFCGFGIDAQMLKDYTQVKGLLARGPLKRIAPGMVSYAIAATTKTLPSYFVRRTPHCRVINTGSDAVRVGEKGSILGAPIRKGGVIYEGPAKLACVATIPYYGFGLRMFPYAEDRPDRMQLRVTNLSPVAFVSNFQTIWRGEYENLENTFDFFVDDITIEMDPPTAFQIGGDVRGERKSIRVRLTEPIRIVDFYAPPRG
- a CDS encoding TMEM165/GDT1 family protein, yielding MDWKLFASTFAAIFLAEMGDKTQIATLTLAGSGSSRWVVFAASALALVSTSAVAVLLGEVVSRHVPAIWVKRAAGLVFVVLGVIYLVGAKEEPGARSGEPPSARDQS
- a CDS encoding SulP family inorganic anion transporter codes for the protein MDKPDQSAGVPTGAPSIRNDLVAGFLVFLIALPLCLGIAMASGFPPVAGIITAVIGGVVATWIGSAALTIKGPAAGLIVIALGAVTELGSGNGSVGYRRALATIVVAAVLQIGFALARAGALGDFFPSSVVHGMLAAIGIIICSKQIHVALGVTPEAKEPLHLLFEIPRSVGRLNPEIAIIGGVSLAILFAFPVLAKRFSFLKKIPAPLFVLAVAVLLAHVFDLEHEHTYTFSINHHDYKIGPNFLVNLPGNVLAAVTTPDFSAVLSGTSLKYIVMFALVGSIESLLSAKAVDALDPEKRRSDLDKDLLATGVGNLIAGLLGGLPMISEIVRSSANIGYGARSKLSNFFHGLFLLLFVAFLPGLIHRIPLAALAAMLIYTGTRLASPHEFVKTFRVGREQLLVFVSTTVVTLATDLLVGVAAGIVIKMVVHVVNGAPIKSLFRPDIEERLVGERVVLRIRHAAVFSNYLSIKGRLAKHEAKHVVVDFDHARLVDHTVMEKLHELRGEFERSGRTLEVIGLDRHRSLSEHPLAARRKAVLERAGSTP